The following are encoded together in the Vidua macroura isolate BioBank_ID:100142 chromosome 6, ASM2450914v1, whole genome shotgun sequence genome:
- the PHLDA2 gene encoding pleckstrin homology-like domain family A member 2, translating to MKMQAEVIREGELEKRSDSLFQLWKKKLVVLTKDSLSLFPDGHKRAKGKELGFGSILKVDCVERTGKYIYFTIVTKDRKEIDFRCPDQSCWNASITMALIDFQNKRAIQDFKSRQEMEQAAGTQERRLARAP from the coding sequence ATGAAGATGCAAGCCGAGGTGATCCGCGAGGGCGAGCTGGAGAAGCGGAGCGACAGCCTTTTCCAGCTGTGGAAGAAGAAGCTGGTGGTGCTGACCAAGGACAGCCTCAGTCTCTTCCCCGACGGGCACAAGCGGGCCAAGGGCAAGGAGCTGGGCTTCGGCTCCATCCTCAAGGTGGACTGCGTGGAGCGCACGGGCAAGTACATCTACTTCACCATCGTCACCAAAGACCGCAAGGAGATTGACTTTCGGTGTCCggaccagagctgctggaacGCCTCCATCACCATGGCCCTCATCGACTTCCAGAATAAGCGGGCCATCCAGGACTTCAAGAGCCGCCAGGAGATGGAGCAGGCGGCGGGCACCCAGGAGCGGCGGCTGGCCCGGGCGCCCTGA